A section of the Malania oleifera isolate guangnan ecotype guangnan chromosome 2, ASM2987363v1, whole genome shotgun sequence genome encodes:
- the LOC131148283 gene encoding uncharacterized protein LOC131148283 produces MKRALRIKNKLGFIDGNTFEPTNPDSPLMDHWLRCNDIVITWLHNSMSVDIKCSTLYAETTHQLWVELEHHLAQQNAPRIYEIKQGIAALMRQQDSVSCYFSKLKTLLDELMNYEFIPSCSCGGLKAVIENQQRD; encoded by the coding sequence ATGAAGCGTGCCTTGCGTATTAAGAACAAGTTGGGTTTCATCGATGGCAACACTTTTGAGCCAACTAATCCTGATAGTCCCTTGATGGATCATTGGCTTCGTTGCAATGACATTGTTATTACTTGGCTGCATAACTCCATGTCGGTTGACATCAAATGCAGCACCCTGTATGCAGAAACGACACACCAGTTGTGGGTTGAGCTCGAGCATCATCTAGCACAGCAAAATGCCCCAAGGATTTATGAAATCAAACAAGGGATAGCTGCCTTGATGCGGCAACAAGATTCGGTGAGTTGTTACTTCTCCAAGCTGAAAACACTTCTCGATGAACTGATGAACTATGAATTCATCCCTAGCTGTAGTTGTGGTGGCTTGAAAGCAGTGATCGAAAATCAACAAAGGGACTAG
- the LOC131149606 gene encoding jasmonate-induced oxygenase 1 isoform X2 produces MDLAGDPFTRVQTLAMNNLSEVPTQYIQPPENRPQNPAYSDSTGHKHVSSASVPVIDLFEFDPQHLKSGQVRQEIQRVCAEWGAFQVINHCIPTHLLDDMRRVGLSFFKDCPMSEKCKYACDPNSTASEGYGSRMLVADNGGRKNEARFVLDWRDYFDHHTLPLSRRNPSRWPCFPPNYAEVVAQYSDCAKSLAQKLLGLVSESLGLPPSCIEDAVGEFYQNITVSYYPPCVQPELTLGLQAHSDMGAITLLIQDDVGGLQVFKDADWVTVQPLPHAIVVILADQTEIGFHPYFLKLLRR; encoded by the exons ATGGATCTCGCTGGCGATCCGTTCACCAGGGTCCAAACTCTAGCAATGAACAATTTATCGGAGGTACCAACGCAATACATACAACCCCCGGAGAACCGGCCTCAAAACCCAGCTTATTCCGACTCCACCGGCCACAAACACGTTTCATCTGCATCGGTTCCAGTGATTGACCTCTTTGAATTTGATCCGCAACATCTCAAATCGGGCCAGGTTAGGCAGGAAATCCAACGCGTTTGTGCAGAATGGGGCGCTTTTCAGGTGATCAACCACTGCATCCCTACTCATTTGCTGGATGACATGAGACGCGTAGGCCTCTCCTTCTTCAAGGACTGTCCCATGTCCGAGAAATGTAAGTATGCCTGTGATCCCAATTCCACTGCTTCTGAGGGCTACGGCAGCCGCATGCTCGTCGCCGACAATGGTGGCAGGAAAAATGAAGCCCGTTTCGTCTTGGACTGGAGGGATTACTTTGATCACCACACCTTGCCCCTGTCTCGTCGTAATCCCTCTCGCTGGCCCTGCTTCCCTCCCAATTACGCAGAAGTGGTGGCGCAGTACAGTGATTGCGCAAAGTCCCTTGCTCAGAAACTGCTGGGACTCGTCTCTGAGAGTCTAGGGCTGCCACCTTCGTGCATTGAGGATGCTGTTGGTGAGTTCTACCAGAACATCACTGTCAGCTACTACCCCCCTTGCGTGCAGCCGGAGCTTACACTAGGCCTGCAAGCCCATTCTGACATGGGTGCCATCACTCTTCTTATCCAGGACGATGTTGGGGGTCTTCAGGTCTTTAAAGATGCCGACTGGGTTACTGTGCAGCCTCTTCCTCATGCCATCGTTGTCATTTTGGCTGATCAAACGGAG ATTGGATTCCATCCCTATTTCCTCAAGCTTCTCCGAAGATAA
- the LOC131149712 gene encoding G-type lectin S-receptor-like serine/threonine-protein kinase At2g19130 — MAIGNISRFVLSVLFLCSILKTHFSLGVDIISSGNSLSGDQTIVSAGGEFELGFFNPGNTSSFYIGIWYKKISLRTVVWVANRDEPISDKYSSELRILNGNLVLLNGSQNPVWSTNVGSPTSNSTEAVLLDDGNFFLRDGPNSSRAIWQSFDFPTNTWLPGSKLGLDKRNNRTQLLTSWKNSNDPGTGIFTLEHDPDGSSQYISMWNMTKQYWTSGVWNGQFFSFVPEMRTNYKYNSIQFNFSYVTNENESYFTYSYLNTSIKSRFIMDLSGQIKQLYWLESAQQWYLFWSEPTQQCAVHALCGPFGICNEKTDHFCGCLPGFIPSSQKDWNLSDWSGGCKRDANLQCGDNASNREKDQFLASPNMKLPVNPLALVAQSLGECESACQSNCSCSAYAFDNGGCSIWIGDLLNLQQLPQDDNSGKTLYFRLAPSEFPSHNSSTGEVAGIVVGSAAGVLALFGFVLILCLWRRRVVRSTKNVEGSLVAFGYRELQAATKNFSEKLGGGGFGSVYKGALSNSTIVAVKKLENIGQGEKQFRTEVSTIGTIQHVNLVRLRGFCSKGTEKLLVYDYMPNGSLSAHLFHGTDSSKDLDWKTRYHIALGTARGLVYLHEKCRDCIIHCDIKPENVLLDADFCPKVADFGLAKLVGRDFSRVLTTIRGTRGYLAPEWISGVAITAKADVYSYGMMLFEFISGRRNSELYENGEGKFFPTWAATKITEGNDVLSLLDHRLDGNADAEELTRVLKVACWCIQDDETHRPSMSQVVQILEGVLDVELPTIPRSLQVFVQNPGNIVFFTELSSSRSMQAQSNTSAASSQARSMTPRA; from the coding sequence ATGGCCATTGGAAACATTTCCAGGTTCGTGCTTTCCGTTCTCTTCCTCTGCTCAATTCTGAAGACCCATTTCTCTTTAGGAGTCGACATCATCTCTTCTGGCAACTCGTTGTCTGGGGACCAGACCATAGTCTCTGCTGGTGGAGAATTTGAGCTGGGTTTCTTCAATCCAGGTAATACCTCAAGCTTCTACATAGGTATCTGGTACAAGAAAATTTCTTTACGGACTGTAGTTTGGGTGGCAAACAGAGATGAACCCATCTCTGATAAATACTCCTCTGAGCTGAGGATCTTAAATGGTAATTTAGTTCTTTTGAATGGGTCTCAGAACCCAGTGTGGTCTACAAATGTAGGTTCCCCTACTTCAAATTCTACAGAAGCGGTTCTCTTGGATgatggaaatttttttttgagagaTGGGCCCAATTCATCTAGAGCAATATGGCAAAGTTTCGATTTTCCGACAAATACTTGGCTTCCAGGTTCGAAGCTTGGTTTGGATAAGCGCAACAATAGGACACAGCTCCTTACTTCATGGAAGAATTCAAATGATCCTGGTACTGGGATCTTCACCCTTGAGCATGACCCAGATGGATCTAGTCAGTATATTTCAATGTGGAATATGACTAAACAGTATTGGACTAGTGGGGTGTGGAATGGGCAATTTTTTAGTTTTGTTCCTGAAATGAGAACGAACTACAAGTACAATTCTATACAATTTAATTTCAGCTATGTCACGAATGAGAATGAGAGTTATTTCACATATTCATACCTTAATACTTCCATTAAATCACGATTTATAATGGACTTATCTGGGCAGATCAAGCAATTGTACTGGTTGGAGTCTGCCCAGCAGTGGTATCTGTTTTGGTCCGAACCCACACAGCAATGTGCGGTACATGCTCTTTGTGGACCATTCGGAATTTGCAACGAGAAGACTGATCATTTCTGTGGTTGTTTGCCGGGTTTCATCCCAAGCTCTCAGAAAGATTGGAATTTGAGTGACTGGTCTGGTGGTTGTAAGAGAGATGCGAATTTACAGTGTGGTGATAATGCTTCTAATAGGGAGAAAGACCAGTTTTTGGCGAGCCCTAACATGAAATTGCCTGTGAATCCGCTGGCTTTGGTGGCTCAAAGTCTTGGAGAATGTGAATCGGCATGCCAAAGTAACTGCTCTTGCTCTGCTTATGCTTTTGACAATGGTGGGTGTTCTATCTGGATTGGAGACTTGTTAAATTTGCAACAATTGCCGCAAGATGACAATAGTGGAAAAACTCTATATTTCAGACTTGCGCCATCTGAGTTCCCCTCTCACAATAGTAGTACGGGAGAAGTTGCAGGTATAGTTGTGGGCTCAGCTGCAGGTGTATTGGCACTCTTtggttttgttttgattttatgCCTTTGGAGGAGGAGAGTGGTCAGATCAACAAAAAACGTAGAGGGTTCTTTGGTGGCATTTGGGTACAGAGAGCTGCAAGCTGCAACAAAAAATTTCTCAGAAAAGTTAGGGGGAGGAGGTTTTGGCTCTGTTTACAAGGGGGCATTGTCCAATTCGACCATTGTAGCTGTGAAGAAGCTTGAAAACATTGGCCAAGGAGAGAAACAATTCCGAACAGAAGTCAGCACAATTGGGACAATCCAACATGTTAATCTCGTTCGGCTTCGTGGGTTTTGCTCCAAAGGTACTGAGAAGTTGTTGGTCTATGATTACATGCCAAATGGCTCTCTATCTGCCCATCTTTTTCATGGGACAGACTCATCAAAAGATTTGGACTGGAAAACAAGGTACCATATTGCACTGGGGACTGCCAGGGGACTGGTTTATCTCCATGAGAAGTGCAGAGACTGCATCATACATTGTGACATAAAGCCTGAAAACGTTCTTTTAGATGCTGATTTCTGTCCAAAAGTGGCAGATTTTGGCCTTGCAAAGCTTGTTGGCAGGGACTTCAGCCGGGTCTTGACAACCATTAGAGGCACAAGAGGTTATCTTGCACCAGAATGGATTTCAGGTGTGGCTATTACAGCCAAAGCTGATGTTTACAGTTATGGAATGATGCTGTTTGAATTCATTTCTGGAAGACGAAACTCTGAGCTATATGAAAATGGCGAAGGCAAGTTCTTCCCTACTTGGGCTGCAACCAAAATAACAGAAGGCAATGATGTCCTTAGCCTATTAGACCATCGGTTGGATGGAAATGCTGATGCAGAAGAGCTAACAAGAGTTCTTAAAGTCGCTTGTTGGTGCATCcaggatgatgaaactcatagACCATCAATGAGCCAAGTGGTTCAAATTCTTGAGGGGGTTTTGGATGTTGAACTGCCAACAATCCCACGGTCTCTGCAAGTGTTTGTTCAGAACCCAGGGAATATAGTTTTCTTCACCGAGTTATCTTCAAGCAGAAGTATGCAAGCACAGAGCAATACCTCAGCTGCTTCCTCTCAAGCCAGGAGCATGACGCCAAGAGCATGA
- the LOC131149606 gene encoding jasmonate-induced oxygenase 4 isoform X1: MDLAGDPFTRVQTLAMNNLSEVPTQYIQPPENRPQNPAYSDSTGHKHVSSASVPVIDLFEFDPQHLKSGQVRQEIQRVCAEWGAFQVINHCIPTHLLDDMRRVGLSFFKDCPMSEKCKYACDPNSTASEGYGSRMLVADNGGRKNEARFVLDWRDYFDHHTLPLSRRNPSRWPCFPPNYAEVVAQYSDCAKSLAQKLLGLVSESLGLPPSCIEDAVGEFYQNITVSYYPPCVQPELTLGLQAHSDMGAITLLIQDDVGGLQVFKDADWVTVQPLPHAIVVILADQTEIITNGVYRSAVHRAITNNSRARLSIATFHDPAKTMKISPASKLVSKHSRPHYREVVYGDYVSSWYTKGPEGKRNIDALLIEPSD, from the exons ATGGATCTCGCTGGCGATCCGTTCACCAGGGTCCAAACTCTAGCAATGAACAATTTATCGGAGGTACCAACGCAATACATACAACCCCCGGAGAACCGGCCTCAAAACCCAGCTTATTCCGACTCCACCGGCCACAAACACGTTTCATCTGCATCGGTTCCAGTGATTGACCTCTTTGAATTTGATCCGCAACATCTCAAATCGGGCCAGGTTAGGCAGGAAATCCAACGCGTTTGTGCAGAATGGGGCGCTTTTCAGGTGATCAACCACTGCATCCCTACTCATTTGCTGGATGACATGAGACGCGTAGGCCTCTCCTTCTTCAAGGACTGTCCCATGTCCGAGAAATGTAAGTATGCCTGTGATCCCAATTCCACTGCTTCTGAGGGCTACGGCAGCCGCATGCTCGTCGCCGACAATGGTGGCAGGAAAAATGAAGCCCGTTTCGTCTTGGACTGGAGGGATTACTTTGATCACCACACCTTGCCCCTGTCTCGTCGTAATCCCTCTCGCTGGCCCTGCTTCCCTCCCAATTACGCAGAAGTGGTGGCGCAGTACAGTGATTGCGCAAAGTCCCTTGCTCAGAAACTGCTGGGACTCGTCTCTGAGAGTCTAGGGCTGCCACCTTCGTGCATTGAGGATGCTGTTGGTGAGTTCTACCAGAACATCACTGTCAGCTACTACCCCCCTTGCGTGCAGCCGGAGCTTACACTAGGCCTGCAAGCCCATTCTGACATGGGTGCCATCACTCTTCTTATCCAGGACGATGTTGGGGGTCTTCAGGTCTTTAAAGATGCCGACTGGGTTACTGTGCAGCCTCTTCCTCATGCCATCGTTGTCATTTTGGCTGATCAAACGGAG ATTATAACCAACGGCGTGTATAGAAGTGCAGTACATCGGGCCATAACCAACAACAGCAGGGCACGGCTCTCAATTGCCACATTTCATGACCCAGCCAAGACCATGAAAATATCTCCTGCATCTAAGCTTGTTAGCAAACATTCTCGTCCCCACTACCGTGAAGTTGTGTATGGGGACTATGTGTCATCCTGGTACACAAAAGGGCCAGAAGGGAAAAGAAATATTGATGCTCTCTTAATTGAACCATCAGATTGA